One Castanea sativa cultivar Marrone di Chiusa Pesio chromosome 4, ASM4071231v1 DNA window includes the following coding sequences:
- the LOC142631436 gene encoding TMV resistance protein N-like isoform X1: MALVTSERASSSSFTHQPKNFDVFLSFRGEDTRHGFISHLYEALHLRGIHTFIDDKLPRGEKISVELLKIIENSTMLIIVFSENYASSTWCLDELAKIVECKKNGQLVRPVFYKVEPSELCKQNGKFGKALAKHEKNIKDYKKLQRWRNALQEATDMSGWHYKHSSSEFKFIQGIVEEISNSKLNRTPLYVARYPIGINHRVKIILSDIDSNDAHMIGIYGPAGIGKTTIAKAIFNRICDHFDGFCYLENFREKSGTNDGVIKLQEKLLLEILRDKNLKVGNKSRGINMIKERLFFMRILIVLDDVDKWVQIENFLGGCDWFAFGSKIIITTRDKHLVATPAKCFSMYEVKDLDQDEALELFSMHAFQSKKPKKDYLKLANQVIEYSKGLPLALVIIGADLCGRSKLEWKSAIDKYKRIPNKEIQKVLEISYEGLDEIEQNIFLDIACFFKGFRKKYVMDILDYCDLNPIYGIQKLIDKCLISVDQYDKLLMHDFLQQMGKDIVRRESPQLPGERSRLWCYEDVLDVVTKNTGLKKIRGIMICSPKSSKIQLEPKCLEKMKNLKFLIVSNVEICGDLEYLPNGLRVLDWSGSPLSSLPSNPHTKKLTILNIPKSRVIMYKLLKRIQCKSLTCMNFQSCQYIREVPDLSIASPNIKQLDLRECIKLVEVHDSNGCLDKLESWDLTGCVELQIIPSFIRMKSLKFLILYECKRVKRFPNIPEEMENLKFLSLAYTAIRVLPSSFGNLIGIERLDLGSYFYSCHLPSSIYKLKYLRKLVLHGRVQFPKDVEIGRQALCNSYGGFSKYGFVMLNFIKKLTSCFNLVEKCLLSRSENLNFQDGIMRFNGLNFLLIEDSKLLKKIPKLPESIRSVYVANCISLNSQSLTKLFLQFGRNLGVAPNMKCLAVKCNVLVDSHSHQIDYSSQLPLSKFFLIEEELRPTLDAYLIDFGERYNIIVPEKKIPKWFNHQSIESSISFWVGPKFPTFAFCIAFHLVPLKDSYANNDKCGSLLDDIVSWICVVNIFINGHKRPFMQQPIFQCLKCDHLWFYGVPHSQLQQKFGDLMQGDRNHVEVSCKISHWASEFGNFAPVIARMGAHVECICPLNSIIIHDNYATLTTLSSHLDNLLSAFDGSLINHASLSKLRRKRTLTSSNP, translated from the exons ATGGCTCTTGTGACCAGTGAAAGagcctcatcttcttctttcactCACCAACCCAAGAACTTTGATGTCTTCTTGAGTTTTAGAGGTGAAGATACACGCCATGGTTTTATTAGCCATTTGTATGAGGCTTTGCATTTGAGGGGTATTCACACCTTCATTGATGATAAGCTCCCAAGGGGAGAAAAAATTTCTGTAGAGCTTCTCAAAATCATTGAGAACTCAACAATGTTAATAATCGTATTTTCTGAAAACTATGCATCCTCCACTTGGTGTTTGGATGAGCTTGCCAAGATTGTTGAGTGTAAGAAGAATGGCCAGTTGGTGCGACCCGTTTTTTACAAGGTGGAACCATCAGAACTATGTAAGCAAAATGGAAAGTTCGGGAAAGCTTTAGCTAAACATGAAAAAAACATTAAGGACTACAAGAAATTACAAAGATGGAGAAATGCTCTCCAAGAAGCAACCGATATGTCTGGTTGGCATTACAAGCATAG TAGCAGCGAGTTCAAATTTATCCAAGGAATTGTTGAAGAGatctcaaattctaaattaaatcGCACGCCATTATATGTTGCTCGATACCCTATTGGAATAAATCATCGTGTAAAGATCATTCTTTCAGATATTGATTCAAATGATGCTCACATGATAGGGATCTATGGCCCTGCTGGAATAGGTAAGACAACAATTGCAAAAGCCATTTTTAACAGAATTTGTGATCATTTTGATGGATTTTGTTATCtagaaaattttagagaaaaatcgGGGACAAATGATGGGGTAATCAAACTACAAGAGAAACTTCTTTTAGAGATCTTAAGGgataaaaatttaaaggtgGGTAACAAATCTAGAGGAATCAATATGATAAAGGaaagacttttttttatgaGGATTCTTATAGTTCTCGATGATGTGGATAAATGGGTCCAGATAGAAAATTTTCTTGGAGGATGTGATTGGTTTGCTTTCGGAAGCAAAATCATTATAACAACAAGAGACAAACACTTGGTAGCTACTCCTGCAAAATGTTTTTCAATGTATGAGGTTAAGGATTTAGATCAAGATGAAGCTCTTGAACTCTTTAGTATGCATGCCTTCCAAagcaaaaaacccaaaaaagattatttgaaACTTGCAAACCAAGTTATAGAATATTCCAAGGGACTTCCGTTAGCTCTAGTAATAATAGGTGCTGATTTGTGTGGAAGAAGTAAACTTGAATGGAAAAGTGCAATAGATAAGTATAAAAGAATTCCTaacaaagaaattcaaaaagtaCTCGAAATAAGTTATGAAGGATTGGATGAAATTGAACAGAATATATTCCttgatattgcatgtttctttaaGGGATTTCGGAAGAAGTATGTCATGGATATATTGGATTATTGTGATTTAAATCCAATTTATGGAATTCAAAAACTTATTGATAAATGTCTAATAAGTGTAGATCAATATGACAAATTGTTGATGCATGACTTTCTACAACAAATGGGTAAGGACATTGTTCGGCGGGAATCACCACAACTACCTGGAGAGCGTAGTAGGCTATGGTGTTATGAGGATGTTCTTGATGTGGTAACTAAAAATACG GGGTTGAAAAAAATTCGAGGCATAATGATATGTTCACCTAAATCATCAAAGATTCAATTAGAGCCTAAATGTcttgaaaagatgaaaaatctCAAGTTCCTTATAGTTAGTAATGTAGAGATATGTGGAGATCTTGAATATCTTCCCAACGGATTAAGGGTGCTTGATTGGAGTGGGTCTCCTTTATCTTCCTTACCATCCAATCCTCATACCAAAAAACTCACTATACTTAACATACCAAAAAGTCGTGTTATAATGTACAAGCTTCTCAag AGGATACAATGTAAAAGCTTGACATGCATGAATTTTCAATCCTGTCAATACATAAGGGAAGTACCTGACTTATCGATCGCCTCCCCAAACATAAAGCAACTGGATCTCCGTGAATGTATAAAATTAGTAGAGGTTCATGACTCTAATGGATGTCTTGATAAGCTTGAAAGCTGGGACCTCACGGGTTGTGTTGAACTTCAAATTATTCCAAGCTTCATTAGGATGAAATCGcttaaatttttaattctttatgaGTGCAAAAGGGTTAAGCGGTTCCCTAATATTCCAGAAGAAATggaaaatttaaagtttttaagtCTAGCATACACTGCCATTAGAGTGCTTCCTTCATCATTTGGGAATCTCATTGGGATTGAGCGATTAGATTTAGGTTCCTATTTCTATTCGTGTCATCTTCCAAGTAGCATCTATAAATTGAAATATCTTCGCAAGCTTGTTCTTCATGGCCGAGTTCAATTTCCAAAGGATGTGGAGATTGGTAGACAAGCACTATGCAATTCTTATGGTGGCTTCTCAAAATATGGTTTTGTGAtgttgaattttataaaaaaattgacttctTGTTTCAACCTTGTAGAGAAATGTTTATTATCAAGGAGTGAAAATTTGAACTTCCAAGATGGCATTATGAGATTCAATGGTttaaattttcttctaattGAGGATTCTAAGTTACTTAAGAAAATTCCAAAGCTTCCAGAAAGTATAAGATCTGTGTATGTAGCAAACTGCATCTCGTTGAATTCACAATCATTAACAAAGTTATTCCTTCAG TTTGGAAGAAATTTGGGGGTTGCACCAAATATGAAATGTTTAGCTGTGAAATGCAATGTATTAGTGGATTCGCATTCACATCAGATTGATTACTCTTCCCAGCTCCCCCTCTCCAAGTTCTTCCTAATTGAAGAAGAGTTACGTCCAACTCTAGATGCGTATCTGATTGATTttggagagagatataatattaTAGTACCAGAAAAGAAGATTCCAAAGTGGTTCAACCATCAAAGCATTGAAAGTTCTATCTCATTCTGGGTTGGTCCAAAATTTCCAACATTTGCCTTTTGTATTGCTTTTCATCTAGTTCCATTGAAGGATAGTTATGCTAATAATGATAAGTGTGGTTCTCTTCTTGATGATATAGTCAGTTGGATTTGTGTTGTCAACATTTTCATCAATGGTCACAAGCGACCTTTCATGCAGCAGCCGATCTTTCAGTGTTTGAAGTGTGATCATTTGTGGTTTTACGGTGTACCTCATAGCCAATTACAGCAGAAATTTGGAGACTTGATGCAAGGTGATCGAAATCATGTTGAGGTTTCATGTAAAATCTCTCATTGGGCAAGtgaatttggaaattttgcTCCTGTCATTGCAAGGATGGGGGCACATGTGGAATGCATTTGTCCTCTAAATTCCATTATCATCCATGACAACTATGCAACTCTGACAACACTGAGCTCACACCTTGACAACCTCCTGTCCGCTTTTGATGGTTCACTTATAAATCATGCGAGTCTCAGCAAACTCAGACGCAAGAGAACCTTGACCTCCTCTAATCCCTGA
- the LOC142631436 gene encoding TMV resistance protein N-like isoform X2 → MALVTSERASSSSFTHQPKNFDVFLSFRGEDTRHGFISHLYEALHLRGIHTFIDDKLPRGEKISVELLKIIENSTMLIIVFSENYASSTWCLDELAKIVECKKNGQLVRPVFYKVEPSELCKQNGKFGKALAKHEKNIKDYKKLQRWRNALQEATDMSGWHYKHSSEFKFIQGIVEEISNSKLNRTPLYVARYPIGINHRVKIILSDIDSNDAHMIGIYGPAGIGKTTIAKAIFNRICDHFDGFCYLENFREKSGTNDGVIKLQEKLLLEILRDKNLKVGNKSRGINMIKERLFFMRILIVLDDVDKWVQIENFLGGCDWFAFGSKIIITTRDKHLVATPAKCFSMYEVKDLDQDEALELFSMHAFQSKKPKKDYLKLANQVIEYSKGLPLALVIIGADLCGRSKLEWKSAIDKYKRIPNKEIQKVLEISYEGLDEIEQNIFLDIACFFKGFRKKYVMDILDYCDLNPIYGIQKLIDKCLISVDQYDKLLMHDFLQQMGKDIVRRESPQLPGERSRLWCYEDVLDVVTKNTGLKKIRGIMICSPKSSKIQLEPKCLEKMKNLKFLIVSNVEICGDLEYLPNGLRVLDWSGSPLSSLPSNPHTKKLTILNIPKSRVIMYKLLKRIQCKSLTCMNFQSCQYIREVPDLSIASPNIKQLDLRECIKLVEVHDSNGCLDKLESWDLTGCVELQIIPSFIRMKSLKFLILYECKRVKRFPNIPEEMENLKFLSLAYTAIRVLPSSFGNLIGIERLDLGSYFYSCHLPSSIYKLKYLRKLVLHGRVQFPKDVEIGRQALCNSYGGFSKYGFVMLNFIKKLTSCFNLVEKCLLSRSENLNFQDGIMRFNGLNFLLIEDSKLLKKIPKLPESIRSVYVANCISLNSQSLTKLFLQFGRNLGVAPNMKCLAVKCNVLVDSHSHQIDYSSQLPLSKFFLIEEELRPTLDAYLIDFGERYNIIVPEKKIPKWFNHQSIESSISFWVGPKFPTFAFCIAFHLVPLKDSYANNDKCGSLLDDIVSWICVVNIFINGHKRPFMQQPIFQCLKCDHLWFYGVPHSQLQQKFGDLMQGDRNHVEVSCKISHWASEFGNFAPVIARMGAHVECICPLNSIIIHDNYATLTTLSSHLDNLLSAFDGSLINHASLSKLRRKRTLTSSNP, encoded by the exons ATGGCTCTTGTGACCAGTGAAAGagcctcatcttcttctttcactCACCAACCCAAGAACTTTGATGTCTTCTTGAGTTTTAGAGGTGAAGATACACGCCATGGTTTTATTAGCCATTTGTATGAGGCTTTGCATTTGAGGGGTATTCACACCTTCATTGATGATAAGCTCCCAAGGGGAGAAAAAATTTCTGTAGAGCTTCTCAAAATCATTGAGAACTCAACAATGTTAATAATCGTATTTTCTGAAAACTATGCATCCTCCACTTGGTGTTTGGATGAGCTTGCCAAGATTGTTGAGTGTAAGAAGAATGGCCAGTTGGTGCGACCCGTTTTTTACAAGGTGGAACCATCAGAACTATGTAAGCAAAATGGAAAGTTCGGGAAAGCTTTAGCTAAACATGAAAAAAACATTAAGGACTACAAGAAATTACAAAGATGGAGAAATGCTCTCCAAGAAGCAACCGATATGTCTGGTTGGCATTACAAGCATAG CAGCGAGTTCAAATTTATCCAAGGAATTGTTGAAGAGatctcaaattctaaattaaatcGCACGCCATTATATGTTGCTCGATACCCTATTGGAATAAATCATCGTGTAAAGATCATTCTTTCAGATATTGATTCAAATGATGCTCACATGATAGGGATCTATGGCCCTGCTGGAATAGGTAAGACAACAATTGCAAAAGCCATTTTTAACAGAATTTGTGATCATTTTGATGGATTTTGTTATCtagaaaattttagagaaaaatcgGGGACAAATGATGGGGTAATCAAACTACAAGAGAAACTTCTTTTAGAGATCTTAAGGgataaaaatttaaaggtgGGTAACAAATCTAGAGGAATCAATATGATAAAGGaaagacttttttttatgaGGATTCTTATAGTTCTCGATGATGTGGATAAATGGGTCCAGATAGAAAATTTTCTTGGAGGATGTGATTGGTTTGCTTTCGGAAGCAAAATCATTATAACAACAAGAGACAAACACTTGGTAGCTACTCCTGCAAAATGTTTTTCAATGTATGAGGTTAAGGATTTAGATCAAGATGAAGCTCTTGAACTCTTTAGTATGCATGCCTTCCAAagcaaaaaacccaaaaaagattatttgaaACTTGCAAACCAAGTTATAGAATATTCCAAGGGACTTCCGTTAGCTCTAGTAATAATAGGTGCTGATTTGTGTGGAAGAAGTAAACTTGAATGGAAAAGTGCAATAGATAAGTATAAAAGAATTCCTaacaaagaaattcaaaaagtaCTCGAAATAAGTTATGAAGGATTGGATGAAATTGAACAGAATATATTCCttgatattgcatgtttctttaaGGGATTTCGGAAGAAGTATGTCATGGATATATTGGATTATTGTGATTTAAATCCAATTTATGGAATTCAAAAACTTATTGATAAATGTCTAATAAGTGTAGATCAATATGACAAATTGTTGATGCATGACTTTCTACAACAAATGGGTAAGGACATTGTTCGGCGGGAATCACCACAACTACCTGGAGAGCGTAGTAGGCTATGGTGTTATGAGGATGTTCTTGATGTGGTAACTAAAAATACG GGGTTGAAAAAAATTCGAGGCATAATGATATGTTCACCTAAATCATCAAAGATTCAATTAGAGCCTAAATGTcttgaaaagatgaaaaatctCAAGTTCCTTATAGTTAGTAATGTAGAGATATGTGGAGATCTTGAATATCTTCCCAACGGATTAAGGGTGCTTGATTGGAGTGGGTCTCCTTTATCTTCCTTACCATCCAATCCTCATACCAAAAAACTCACTATACTTAACATACCAAAAAGTCGTGTTATAATGTACAAGCTTCTCAag AGGATACAATGTAAAAGCTTGACATGCATGAATTTTCAATCCTGTCAATACATAAGGGAAGTACCTGACTTATCGATCGCCTCCCCAAACATAAAGCAACTGGATCTCCGTGAATGTATAAAATTAGTAGAGGTTCATGACTCTAATGGATGTCTTGATAAGCTTGAAAGCTGGGACCTCACGGGTTGTGTTGAACTTCAAATTATTCCAAGCTTCATTAGGATGAAATCGcttaaatttttaattctttatgaGTGCAAAAGGGTTAAGCGGTTCCCTAATATTCCAGAAGAAATggaaaatttaaagtttttaagtCTAGCATACACTGCCATTAGAGTGCTTCCTTCATCATTTGGGAATCTCATTGGGATTGAGCGATTAGATTTAGGTTCCTATTTCTATTCGTGTCATCTTCCAAGTAGCATCTATAAATTGAAATATCTTCGCAAGCTTGTTCTTCATGGCCGAGTTCAATTTCCAAAGGATGTGGAGATTGGTAGACAAGCACTATGCAATTCTTATGGTGGCTTCTCAAAATATGGTTTTGTGAtgttgaattttataaaaaaattgacttctTGTTTCAACCTTGTAGAGAAATGTTTATTATCAAGGAGTGAAAATTTGAACTTCCAAGATGGCATTATGAGATTCAATGGTttaaattttcttctaattGAGGATTCTAAGTTACTTAAGAAAATTCCAAAGCTTCCAGAAAGTATAAGATCTGTGTATGTAGCAAACTGCATCTCGTTGAATTCACAATCATTAACAAAGTTATTCCTTCAG TTTGGAAGAAATTTGGGGGTTGCACCAAATATGAAATGTTTAGCTGTGAAATGCAATGTATTAGTGGATTCGCATTCACATCAGATTGATTACTCTTCCCAGCTCCCCCTCTCCAAGTTCTTCCTAATTGAAGAAGAGTTACGTCCAACTCTAGATGCGTATCTGATTGATTttggagagagatataatattaTAGTACCAGAAAAGAAGATTCCAAAGTGGTTCAACCATCAAAGCATTGAAAGTTCTATCTCATTCTGGGTTGGTCCAAAATTTCCAACATTTGCCTTTTGTATTGCTTTTCATCTAGTTCCATTGAAGGATAGTTATGCTAATAATGATAAGTGTGGTTCTCTTCTTGATGATATAGTCAGTTGGATTTGTGTTGTCAACATTTTCATCAATGGTCACAAGCGACCTTTCATGCAGCAGCCGATCTTTCAGTGTTTGAAGTGTGATCATTTGTGGTTTTACGGTGTACCTCATAGCCAATTACAGCAGAAATTTGGAGACTTGATGCAAGGTGATCGAAATCATGTTGAGGTTTCATGTAAAATCTCTCATTGGGCAAGtgaatttggaaattttgcTCCTGTCATTGCAAGGATGGGGGCACATGTGGAATGCATTTGTCCTCTAAATTCCATTATCATCCATGACAACTATGCAACTCTGACAACACTGAGCTCACACCTTGACAACCTCCTGTCCGCTTTTGATGGTTCACTTATAAATCATGCGAGTCTCAGCAAACTCAGACGCAAGAGAACCTTGACCTCCTCTAATCCCTGA
- the LOC142631436 gene encoding disease resistance protein RPV1-like isoform X3: MALVTSERASSSSFTHQPKNFDVFLSFRGEDTRHGFISHLYEALHLRGIHTFIDDKLPRGEKISVELLKIIENSTMLIIVFSENYASSTWCLDELAKIVECKKNGQLVRPVFYKVEPSELCKQNGKFGKALAKHEKNIKDYKKLQRWRNALQEATDMSGWHYKHSSSEFKFIQGIVEEISNSKLNRTPLYVARYPIGINHRVKIILSDIDSNDAHMIGIYGPAGIGKTTIAKAIFNRICDHFDGFCYLENFREKSGTNDGVIKLQEKLLLEILRDKNLKVGNKSRGINMIKERLFFMRILIVLDDVDKWVQIENFLGGCDWFAFGSKIIITTRDKHLVATPAKCFSMYEVKDLDQDEALELFSMHAFQSKKPKKDYLKLANQVIEYSKGLPLALVIIGADLCGRSKLEWKSAIDKYKRIPNKEIQKVLEISYEGLDEIEQNIFLDIACFFKGFRKKYVMDILDYCDLNPIYGIQKLIDKCLISVDQYDKLLMHDFLQQMGKDIVRRESPQLPGERSRLWCYEDVLDVVTKNTRIQCKSLTCMNFQSCQYIREVPDLSIASPNIKQLDLRECIKLVEVHDSNGCLDKLESWDLTGCVELQIIPSFIRMKSLKFLILYECKRVKRFPNIPEEMENLKFLSLAYTAIRVLPSSFGNLIGIERLDLGSYFYSCHLPSSIYKLKYLRKLVLHGRVQFPKDVEIGRQALCNSYGGFSKYGFVMLNFIKKLTSCFNLVEKCLLSRSENLNFQDGIMRFNGLNFLLIEDSKLLKKIPKLPESIRSVYVANCISLNSQSLTKLFLQFGRNLGVAPNMKCLAVKCNVLVDSHSHQIDYSSQLPLSKFFLIEEELRPTLDAYLIDFGERYNIIVPEKKIPKWFNHQSIESSISFWVGPKFPTFAFCIAFHLVPLKDSYANNDKCGSLLDDIVSWICVVNIFINGHKRPFMQQPIFQCLKCDHLWFYGVPHSQLQQKFGDLMQGDRNHVEVSCKISHWASEFGNFAPVIARMGAHVECICPLNSIIIHDNYATLTTLSSHLDNLLSAFDGSLINHASLSKLRRKRTLTSSNP; this comes from the exons ATGGCTCTTGTGACCAGTGAAAGagcctcatcttcttctttcactCACCAACCCAAGAACTTTGATGTCTTCTTGAGTTTTAGAGGTGAAGATACACGCCATGGTTTTATTAGCCATTTGTATGAGGCTTTGCATTTGAGGGGTATTCACACCTTCATTGATGATAAGCTCCCAAGGGGAGAAAAAATTTCTGTAGAGCTTCTCAAAATCATTGAGAACTCAACAATGTTAATAATCGTATTTTCTGAAAACTATGCATCCTCCACTTGGTGTTTGGATGAGCTTGCCAAGATTGTTGAGTGTAAGAAGAATGGCCAGTTGGTGCGACCCGTTTTTTACAAGGTGGAACCATCAGAACTATGTAAGCAAAATGGAAAGTTCGGGAAAGCTTTAGCTAAACATGAAAAAAACATTAAGGACTACAAGAAATTACAAAGATGGAGAAATGCTCTCCAAGAAGCAACCGATATGTCTGGTTGGCATTACAAGCATAG TAGCAGCGAGTTCAAATTTATCCAAGGAATTGTTGAAGAGatctcaaattctaaattaaatcGCACGCCATTATATGTTGCTCGATACCCTATTGGAATAAATCATCGTGTAAAGATCATTCTTTCAGATATTGATTCAAATGATGCTCACATGATAGGGATCTATGGCCCTGCTGGAATAGGTAAGACAACAATTGCAAAAGCCATTTTTAACAGAATTTGTGATCATTTTGATGGATTTTGTTATCtagaaaattttagagaaaaatcgGGGACAAATGATGGGGTAATCAAACTACAAGAGAAACTTCTTTTAGAGATCTTAAGGgataaaaatttaaaggtgGGTAACAAATCTAGAGGAATCAATATGATAAAGGaaagacttttttttatgaGGATTCTTATAGTTCTCGATGATGTGGATAAATGGGTCCAGATAGAAAATTTTCTTGGAGGATGTGATTGGTTTGCTTTCGGAAGCAAAATCATTATAACAACAAGAGACAAACACTTGGTAGCTACTCCTGCAAAATGTTTTTCAATGTATGAGGTTAAGGATTTAGATCAAGATGAAGCTCTTGAACTCTTTAGTATGCATGCCTTCCAAagcaaaaaacccaaaaaagattatttgaaACTTGCAAACCAAGTTATAGAATATTCCAAGGGACTTCCGTTAGCTCTAGTAATAATAGGTGCTGATTTGTGTGGAAGAAGTAAACTTGAATGGAAAAGTGCAATAGATAAGTATAAAAGAATTCCTaacaaagaaattcaaaaagtaCTCGAAATAAGTTATGAAGGATTGGATGAAATTGAACAGAATATATTCCttgatattgcatgtttctttaaGGGATTTCGGAAGAAGTATGTCATGGATATATTGGATTATTGTGATTTAAATCCAATTTATGGAATTCAAAAACTTATTGATAAATGTCTAATAAGTGTAGATCAATATGACAAATTGTTGATGCATGACTTTCTACAACAAATGGGTAAGGACATTGTTCGGCGGGAATCACCACAACTACCTGGAGAGCGTAGTAGGCTATGGTGTTATGAGGATGTTCTTGATGTGGTAACTAAAAATACG AGGATACAATGTAAAAGCTTGACATGCATGAATTTTCAATCCTGTCAATACATAAGGGAAGTACCTGACTTATCGATCGCCTCCCCAAACATAAAGCAACTGGATCTCCGTGAATGTATAAAATTAGTAGAGGTTCATGACTCTAATGGATGTCTTGATAAGCTTGAAAGCTGGGACCTCACGGGTTGTGTTGAACTTCAAATTATTCCAAGCTTCATTAGGATGAAATCGcttaaatttttaattctttatgaGTGCAAAAGGGTTAAGCGGTTCCCTAATATTCCAGAAGAAATggaaaatttaaagtttttaagtCTAGCATACACTGCCATTAGAGTGCTTCCTTCATCATTTGGGAATCTCATTGGGATTGAGCGATTAGATTTAGGTTCCTATTTCTATTCGTGTCATCTTCCAAGTAGCATCTATAAATTGAAATATCTTCGCAAGCTTGTTCTTCATGGCCGAGTTCAATTTCCAAAGGATGTGGAGATTGGTAGACAAGCACTATGCAATTCTTATGGTGGCTTCTCAAAATATGGTTTTGTGAtgttgaattttataaaaaaattgacttctTGTTTCAACCTTGTAGAGAAATGTTTATTATCAAGGAGTGAAAATTTGAACTTCCAAGATGGCATTATGAGATTCAATGGTttaaattttcttctaattGAGGATTCTAAGTTACTTAAGAAAATTCCAAAGCTTCCAGAAAGTATAAGATCTGTGTATGTAGCAAACTGCATCTCGTTGAATTCACAATCATTAACAAAGTTATTCCTTCAG TTTGGAAGAAATTTGGGGGTTGCACCAAATATGAAATGTTTAGCTGTGAAATGCAATGTATTAGTGGATTCGCATTCACATCAGATTGATTACTCTTCCCAGCTCCCCCTCTCCAAGTTCTTCCTAATTGAAGAAGAGTTACGTCCAACTCTAGATGCGTATCTGATTGATTttggagagagatataatattaTAGTACCAGAAAAGAAGATTCCAAAGTGGTTCAACCATCAAAGCATTGAAAGTTCTATCTCATTCTGGGTTGGTCCAAAATTTCCAACATTTGCCTTTTGTATTGCTTTTCATCTAGTTCCATTGAAGGATAGTTATGCTAATAATGATAAGTGTGGTTCTCTTCTTGATGATATAGTCAGTTGGATTTGTGTTGTCAACATTTTCATCAATGGTCACAAGCGACCTTTCATGCAGCAGCCGATCTTTCAGTGTTTGAAGTGTGATCATTTGTGGTTTTACGGTGTACCTCATAGCCAATTACAGCAGAAATTTGGAGACTTGATGCAAGGTGATCGAAATCATGTTGAGGTTTCATGTAAAATCTCTCATTGGGCAAGtgaatttggaaattttgcTCCTGTCATTGCAAGGATGGGGGCACATGTGGAATGCATTTGTCCTCTAAATTCCATTATCATCCATGACAACTATGCAACTCTGACAACACTGAGCTCACACCTTGACAACCTCCTGTCCGCTTTTGATGGTTCACTTATAAATCATGCGAGTCTCAGCAAACTCAGACGCAAGAGAACCTTGACCTCCTCTAATCCCTGA